A portion of the Pseudoxanthomonas sp. JBR18 genome contains these proteins:
- a CDS encoding coniferyl-alcohol dehydrogenase, translating into MNLHNKTLIVTGVSSGIGGEVARLARFRGARVIGVDRNPASMTLDGFHQADLGDPTAIDALVAQLPERIDALANIAGVPGTAPVDLVARINYLGLRHLTQALLPRIVPGGSVVNVASILGAEWPQRLQLHRELAQTADYAAGAQWLAQHPVEQATCYQYFKEALIVWSALRSQDWFAQHDVRVNSVAPGPVFTPILGDFVTMLGPDRVAADGAKMKRPAYADEVAEAIVFLASDAARWINGVNLPVDGGLAATAI; encoded by the coding sequence ATGAATCTGCACAACAAAACGCTCATCGTCACCGGGGTGTCTTCGGGCATCGGCGGTGAGGTGGCCAGGCTGGCTCGCTTCCGGGGCGCGCGCGTGATCGGCGTGGATCGCAATCCAGCCAGCATGACCCTGGACGGCTTTCACCAGGCAGATCTGGGAGACCCGACGGCGATTGACGCGCTGGTCGCGCAACTGCCCGAGCGCATCGATGCGCTGGCCAATATCGCAGGCGTGCCTGGTACCGCACCGGTGGACCTGGTGGCCAGGATCAACTACCTGGGGCTGCGTCACCTGACCCAGGCGCTGCTGCCGCGCATCGTGCCCGGTGGCAGCGTGGTCAACGTCGCCTCGATCCTGGGCGCGGAGTGGCCGCAGCGTCTGCAACTGCATCGCGAACTGGCGCAGACCGCGGACTATGCCGCCGGTGCGCAGTGGCTGGCCCAGCATCCGGTGGAGCAGGCCACCTGCTACCAGTACTTCAAGGAGGCGCTGATCGTGTGGAGCGCGCTGCGCTCGCAGGACTGGTTCGCCCAACACGACGTGCGGGTCAACAGCGTCGCGCCCGGCCCGGTGTTCACCCCGATCCTGGGCGACTTCGTGACCATGCTGGGCCCGGACCGGGTCGCCGCCGACGGCGCCAAGATGAAACGCCCCGCCTACGCCGACGAGGTGGCCGAGGCCATCGTGTTCCTGGCGTCGGACGCGGCGCGCTGGATCAACGGCGTCAACCTGCCGGTCGATGGCGGCCTGGCCGCCACCGCGATTTGA
- a CDS encoding benzaldehyde dehydrogenase: MDITTTSLARVEAWRGKIFNGDWVDAQGGTLDVIEPGNGESLYRVGQANAQDVASAVARARAAQRAWAATPPRERAAVFHRAAAILQEHAAAASALVARETGGILPKGEHEVREAIVLLQRAAAMPLQANGQVLPSVPGRLSIARQLPLGVVGVISPFNFPLVLSLRSVAPALAVGNAVVLKPDPRTPYAGGFVIAEVLAAAGLPEGLLHVVPGGAEAEAGQALVEAPGVPMIAFTGSTGAGRRIGELAGRHLKKVSLELGGKNSLIVLEDADLDLAVSAIAFGAYFHQGQICMATGRVLVQRSIAAELTRRLAEKARHLPVGDPATGQVALGPIIDQRQLQHVKDIVDASVAAGAVVEAGGTHEGLFYAATVLSNVTPGMRAFDEEVFGPVANIISFDSDDQAVELANATEYGLSAGVISASVGRAMAIGERLHTGLLHINDQTVADEVINPFGGTGASGNGTSVGGPADWEQYTHWQWVTIKDAVPQYPF; this comes from the coding sequence ATGGACATCACCACCACCTCCCTGGCTCGCGTCGAGGCCTGGCGCGGCAAGATCTTCAATGGCGATTGGGTCGATGCGCAGGGCGGCACCCTGGACGTGATCGAACCAGGCAACGGCGAGTCGCTCTACCGCGTCGGCCAGGCCAATGCCCAGGACGTAGCCAGCGCCGTCGCACGCGCACGCGCGGCCCAACGCGCCTGGGCGGCAACGCCACCGCGCGAGCGCGCGGCCGTGTTTCATCGTGCCGCAGCGATCCTGCAGGAGCACGCGGCGGCGGCCTCGGCACTGGTGGCGCGCGAGACCGGCGGCATCCTGCCCAAGGGCGAGCACGAAGTCCGCGAAGCCATCGTCCTGCTGCAGCGCGCGGCGGCCATGCCGCTGCAGGCCAACGGGCAGGTGTTGCCGAGCGTGCCAGGCCGTTTGAGCATTGCGCGTCAGCTGCCGTTGGGCGTGGTCGGGGTGATCTCGCCGTTCAATTTCCCGCTGGTGTTGTCGCTGCGCTCGGTGGCGCCGGCATTGGCCGTGGGCAATGCGGTCGTGCTCAAGCCCGACCCGCGCACGCCTTACGCGGGTGGCTTTGTGATCGCCGAAGTGCTGGCCGCTGCAGGCCTGCCCGAGGGCCTATTGCACGTCGTCCCGGGCGGGGCCGAGGCCGAGGCCGGGCAGGCTCTGGTCGAGGCGCCGGGCGTGCCGATGATCGCCTTCACCGGCTCGACCGGCGCCGGGCGCCGGATCGGCGAGCTGGCCGGCAGGCACCTGAAGAAGGTTTCACTGGAGCTGGGCGGCAAGAATTCGCTGATCGTGCTGGAGGATGCCGACCTGGACCTGGCGGTCTCGGCCATCGCCTTCGGTGCCTACTTCCACCAGGGCCAGATCTGCATGGCCACCGGCCGGGTGCTGGTCCAGCGCAGCATCGCGGCCGAACTGACCCGGCGCCTGGCCGAAAAGGCACGCCATCTGCCGGTAGGCGACCCGGCCACCGGCCAGGTCGCGCTGGGCCCGATCATCGACCAGCGCCAGCTGCAGCACGTCAAGGACATCGTCGATGCCTCGGTCGCCGCCGGCGCGGTGGTCGAGGCAGGCGGCACCCATGAAGGCCTGTTCTATGCGGCCACGGTGTTGTCCAACGTCACCCCGGGCATGCGCGCCTTCGACGAAGAAGTGTTTGGCCCGGTCGCCAACATCATCAGCTTCGACAGCGACGATCAGGCGGTGGAGCTGGCCAACGCCACCGAGTACGGCCTGTCGGCCGGGGTGATCTCCGCCTCGGTCGGCCGCGCCATGGCCATCGGCGAGCGCCTGCACACCGGCCTGCTGCACATCAACGACCAGACCGTGGCCGACGAGGTGATCAACCCGTTCGGCGGCACTGGCGCCTCGGGCAATGGAACGAGCGTGGGCGGGCCGGCCGATTGGGAGCAGTACACCCACTGGCAGTGGGTCACGATCAAGGACGCCGTGCCGCAGTACCCGTTTTGA
- a CDS encoding p-hydroxycinnamoyl CoA hydratase/lyase, producing MSSNPEHDTVAYAVEDGVAWVKFNRPQKRNAMSPALNRRMMAVLDELEFRDDVAVLVLTGEGSAWTAGMDLQEYFRDTEADGLAGTRKAQRESYGWWRRLRWYQKPTIAMVNGWCFGGGYGPLFACDLAFAAEEAKFGLSEINWGILPGGGASKVAAELLSFRRAMYHAMLGEPIDGRTAADWGLVNEALPAAALRTRVNEVAQALRKKNPVALKATKDAVRRVREMTYDNAEDFLVRAQEAANSYDEGRKEGLKQFLDEKSYKPGLGAYDLTKQRA from the coding sequence ATGAGCAGCAACCCCGAACACGACACCGTCGCCTACGCCGTCGAGGACGGCGTGGCCTGGGTGAAATTCAACCGCCCGCAGAAGCGCAACGCGATGAGCCCGGCGCTCAATCGCCGCATGATGGCGGTGCTGGACGAACTGGAATTCCGCGACGATGTCGCCGTGCTGGTGCTGACCGGTGAGGGCAGCGCCTGGACCGCCGGCATGGACCTGCAGGAGTACTTCCGCGACACCGAGGCCGACGGCCTGGCCGGCACGCGCAAGGCCCAGCGCGAGAGCTACGGCTGGTGGCGTCGCCTGCGCTGGTACCAGAAGCCCACCATCGCCATGGTCAACGGCTGGTGCTTCGGCGGCGGCTACGGCCCGCTGTTCGCCTGCGACCTGGCCTTCGCCGCCGAGGAGGCCAAATTCGGCCTGTCGGAAATCAACTGGGGCATCCTGCCGGGCGGCGGCGCCTCCAAGGTCGCCGCTGAGTTGCTCTCCTTCCGCCGCGCGATGTATCACGCGATGCTGGGCGAGCCGATCGACGGCCGCACCGCCGCCGACTGGGGCCTGGTCAACGAAGCCCTGCCCGCCGCGGCGCTGCGGACACGCGTGAACGAGGTGGCCCAGGCGCTGCGCAAGAAGAACCCGGTCGCGCTGAAGGCCACCAAGGATGCGGTCCGCCGCGTGCGCGAGATGACCTACGACAATGCCGAGGATTTCCTGGTGCGCGCGCAGGAGGCGGCCAACAGCTACGACGAGGGCCGCAAGGAAGGCCTCAAGCAGTTCCTGGACGAGAAGAGCTACAAGCCTGGACTGGGCGCCTACGACCTGACCAAGCAGCGCGCCTGA
- a CDS encoding acetate--CoA ligase family protein → MDMQTTRPPSLGARHSSVERLLMPRSIAIVGASPTPGALGASVLANLERNGYAGDIHLINPKRDRIGHRPCLDAIQALPEGVDVAVLAIPQPAVLDAVRALAERRVGAVVIFSAGFGEAGETGLSQQREIARIAAQAGMLVEGPNCLGSINYRQRIPLTFIEVDIALEQASAARDRSAIGILSQSGAMMAVLNTTLASRDLPLSYAVSTGNEAASHLEDYVEFLLDDPGTQVITMIAEQFRQPQRLLALARRAGELGKRMVLLHPGKSGAARAAAATHTGAMAGDYAVMRTLVEHAGVVMAETLEELGDISEIVLRCPTPPTPGTAIVGESGAFKALCLDLAEDLGLDLPTVDDTNAPALRAALPPFVPVSNPLDLTAQGLVDPDLYTRTLAALFEDGRFGSIVVGLIQTDPVTCAIKLPPVLRAARELHPDKPVICAGLDEGAVLPAEYLAELRMLGMPYFPTSERALRALRRLTAQAARQATHRQAEPALTTLALPAGAGVIPEYRAKQLLGPAGIAFARGELVTTLEQAQAAAARLGGPVALKVQSEQLSHKSDVGGVVLGLEGADALAQGWQRLQANLAEHAAQVPIEGVLVEAMGARGMEMIVGARNDPQWGPVILVGFGGVTAEVLHDVRLLPPDLSVEAVMAELDQLKAAPLLHGYRGAPALDVTALATLVVRLGALLCGTPRIREIDLNPVVLYPQGHGVVALDALMLID, encoded by the coding sequence ATGGACATGCAGACGACCCGGCCGCCGTCCCTGGGCGCGCGGCACTCCTCGGTGGAGCGGCTGTTGATGCCGCGTTCAATCGCCATCGTCGGGGCCTCGCCGACGCCAGGCGCGCTGGGCGCCTCGGTGCTGGCCAACCTGGAGCGCAATGGCTATGCCGGCGACATCCATCTGATCAATCCCAAGCGCGACCGGATTGGCCATCGCCCCTGCCTGGACGCGATCCAGGCTCTGCCCGAGGGCGTGGACGTGGCGGTGCTGGCCATCCCGCAACCGGCGGTGCTGGACGCGGTGCGGGCCCTGGCCGAGCGCAGGGTGGGGGCCGTGGTGATCTTCTCCGCCGGCTTTGGCGAGGCCGGTGAGACCGGCCTGAGCCAGCAGCGCGAGATCGCCAGGATTGCCGCGCAGGCCGGCATGCTGGTGGAAGGCCCCAACTGCCTGGGCAGCATCAATTACCGGCAGCGCATCCCGCTGACCTTCATCGAGGTGGACATCGCGCTCGAACAGGCCAGTGCCGCCCGCGACCGGTCCGCCATCGGCATCCTCTCCCAGAGCGGGGCGATGATGGCCGTGCTCAACACCACCCTGGCCAGCCGCGACCTGCCGCTGTCCTATGCGGTGTCCACCGGCAACGAGGCCGCCAGCCACCTGGAGGACTACGTCGAGTTTCTGCTCGATGACCCTGGTACCCAGGTGATCACCATGATCGCCGAGCAGTTCCGCCAACCGCAGCGCCTGCTGGCCCTGGCCCGGCGTGCCGGTGAGCTGGGCAAGCGCATGGTCCTGCTGCATCCGGGCAAGAGTGGCGCGGCGCGCGCGGCGGCCGCGACCCACACCGGGGCGATGGCCGGCGATTACGCGGTCATGCGCACCCTGGTCGAACACGCCGGCGTGGTCATGGCCGAAACCCTGGAGGAGCTGGGCGACATTTCCGAAATCGTGTTGCGTTGCCCGACCCCGCCCACGCCCGGCACGGCCATCGTCGGCGAGTCCGGCGCGTTCAAGGCGCTGTGCCTGGACCTGGCCGAGGACCTGGGGCTGGACCTCCCCACGGTGGACGACACCAATGCCCCGGCGCTGCGCGCGGCGTTGCCGCCGTTCGTGCCGGTGAGCAATCCGCTGGATCTGACCGCCCAGGGCCTGGTCGATCCGGATCTGTATACCCGCACCCTGGCGGCCCTGTTCGAGGATGGGCGCTTCGGTTCGATCGTGGTGGGACTGATCCAGACCGACCCGGTCACCTGTGCGATCAAGCTGCCGCCGGTGCTGCGCGCCGCGCGCGAGCTGCACCCGGACAAGCCGGTGATCTGTGCAGGCCTGGACGAAGGGGCCGTGCTTCCGGCCGAGTACTTGGCCGAGCTGCGGATGCTGGGAATGCCGTACTTCCCCACCAGCGAACGCGCCTTGCGCGCGCTCAGGCGGTTGACCGCCCAGGCGGCGCGCCAGGCCACACATCGCCAGGCCGAGCCGGCGCTGACGACCCTGGCCTTGCCCGCTGGCGCAGGCGTGATCCCGGAATACCGGGCCAAGCAGCTGTTGGGCCCGGCGGGCATCGCCTTCGCCCGCGGCGAGCTGGTCACCACGCTGGAACAGGCGCAGGCCGCTGCAGCGCGGCTGGGTGGGCCGGTCGCATTGAAGGTGCAATCCGAACAGCTGAGCCACAAGAGCGATGTCGGCGGCGTGGTGCTGGGGCTGGAAGGTGCCGATGCCCTGGCCCAGGGTTGGCAACGCCTGCAGGCCAATCTGGCCGAGCACGCCGCACAGGTCCCGATCGAGGGCGTGCTGGTGGAGGCCATGGGCGCGCGCGGCATGGAGATGATCGTCGGCGCACGCAACGATCCCCAGTGGGGGCCGGTGATCCTGGTCGGCTTTGGCGGGGTCACCGCCGAGGTCCTGCACGACGTGCGTCTGCTACCACCAGACCTGTCGGTGGAGGCGGTGATGGCCGAGCTGGACCAGCTCAAGGCCGCACCGCTGTTGCACGGCTATCGGGGAGCACCCGCCCTGGACGTGACCGCCCTGGCCACGCTGGTGGTGCGCCTGGGCGCATTGCTGTGCGGCACGCCCCGGATCCGCGAAATCGACCTCAACCCGGTGGTGCTCTACCCGCAAGGACATGGCGTGGTGGCGCTGGATGCGCTGATGCTCATCGATTGA
- a CDS encoding alpha/beta hydrolase: MQADPFDPARLTPDVLAVLTGMAASGAPTLESLPIAEMRQAYLQVGALLGGEPMPVGQILELQAAGPAGPIPLRLYLPRTGTAPYATTVYLHGGGWSLGDLDSHDKVCRRLVHTAGCAVVAVDYRRAPEHPAPAGPDDVVAAVRWIAAQATELGLDASRLAVAGDSAGGSLAAVACQQLLGSEVALSAQVLFYPATDLSPTGDAFDSRRRNGAVPPLTLEAMQAMSGPFLCNGFDTRDPRVSPRFAADLRGLPPALIITAQCDALLDDGRLYRDALNEAGVPVEYIEYPGMIHGFIEMAGVLPAARTAMEQAAAFLGVHLDLAAIRA, translated from the coding sequence ATGCAAGCAGACCCTTTCGACCCGGCCCGATTGACCCCGGACGTGCTGGCGGTGCTGACCGGCATGGCGGCCTCCGGCGCGCCGACGCTGGAGTCACTGCCCATCGCCGAGATGCGCCAGGCCTATCTTCAAGTCGGCGCCCTGCTGGGCGGGGAACCCATGCCGGTGGGCCAGATCCTGGAACTGCAGGCCGCCGGTCCGGCCGGCCCGATTCCCTTGCGGCTCTATTTACCCCGGACCGGCACCGCGCCCTACGCCACCACGGTCTACCTGCACGGCGGCGGCTGGTCGCTGGGCGACTTGGACAGCCACGACAAGGTCTGCCGCCGGCTGGTCCACACGGCCGGGTGCGCGGTGGTCGCGGTGGACTATCGACGCGCGCCCGAGCACCCGGCGCCCGCCGGGCCTGACGACGTCGTGGCCGCGGTGCGCTGGATCGCGGCGCAAGCCACGGAGCTGGGGTTGGATGCCAGCCGACTCGCTGTTGCCGGCGACAGTGCCGGCGGCAGCCTGGCGGCGGTGGCCTGCCAGCAGTTGCTTGGCAGCGAGGTGGCGCTGAGCGCCCAGGTGCTGTTCTACCCGGCGACCGACCTGAGCCCGACCGGGGACGCGTTCGACTCGCGGCGCAGGAACGGCGCGGTGCCTCCCCTGACCCTGGAAGCGATGCAGGCCATGTCGGGCCCGTTCCTGTGCAACGGGTTCGATACCCGCGATCCGCGCGTGTCCCCACGGTTCGCAGCGGACCTGCGCGGCCTGCCGCCGGCGCTGATCATCACCGCGCAATGCGATGCCCTCCTGGACGACGGCCGACTGTACCGGGACGCACTGAATGAGGCCGGCGTGCCGGTGGAGTACATCGAATACCCGGGCATGATCCACGGCTTCATCGAAATGGCCGGCGTGCTGCCCGCGGCGCGGACCGCGATGGAGCAGGCCGCGGCCTTCCTCGGCGTGCATCTGGATCTGGCCGCGATCCGGGCGTAG
- a CDS encoding HD-GYP domain-containing protein, with the protein MLKTIRSEQLRPGMYLHRFSGSWVDHPFWRRAFLVEQSEVDRIRASRVAEVVIDTSRGLDLEDAAPCDLAAPEPANPYASDEASQADDATEPEVAHVSLAAEMVRARKILEQGRETVEAMFRQIRLGRSVDTEAAMPLAQAINDSVLRNPQALISVARLKTADDYTYLHSMAVAAMMSALARQLGLPEEQVLEAAMGGLLHDMGKASTPMEILNKPGKLSDEEFSVIRLHPQAGHTLLAQGGVENAVVLDIALHHHEKVDGSGYPHRLAGDGISLMARMGAVCDVYDAISSDRPYKRGWCPADSIKQMATWTGHFDPTVFKAFVRCLGIYPVGSLVLLESQRLAVVVEQNAGQLLKPRVRVFHSAKRRSHLLVQDIDLSRDDCQDRIVQLESPCKWGFRDLNKLWMN; encoded by the coding sequence ATGTTGAAAACGATCAGATCCGAGCAACTGCGTCCCGGCATGTACCTCCACCGGTTTTCCGGTTCGTGGGTGGACCATCCATTCTGGCGTCGCGCGTTCCTGGTCGAGCAGTCGGAGGTCGACCGCATTCGCGCCAGCCGGGTCGCCGAGGTGGTGATCGACACCAGCCGCGGCCTGGATCTCGAGGACGCCGCGCCCTGCGACCTGGCCGCGCCGGAGCCCGCCAACCCGTACGCCAGCGACGAGGCCTCGCAAGCGGACGACGCGACCGAGCCCGAGGTCGCCCATGTCAGCCTGGCCGCCGAAATGGTCCGCGCCCGCAAGATCCTGGAGCAGGGACGGGAAACGGTCGAAGCCATGTTCAGGCAGATCCGGCTAGGCCGCAGCGTGGACACCGAGGCGGCCATGCCGCTGGCCCAGGCGATCAACGATTCGGTGCTGCGCAATCCGCAGGCGCTGATCAGCGTGGCCAGGCTCAAGACCGCCGACGACTACACCTACCTGCACTCCATGGCCGTGGCGGCGATGATGAGCGCGCTGGCGCGCCAGTTGGGGCTGCCCGAGGAGCAGGTGCTGGAAGCGGCCATGGGCGGCCTGCTGCACGACATGGGCAAGGCCTCCACGCCGATGGAGATCCTCAACAAGCCGGGCAAGCTCAGCGACGAAGAATTCTCGGTGATCCGCCTGCACCCGCAGGCCGGCCACACCCTGCTGGCCCAAGGCGGGGTGGAGAACGCGGTGGTGCTGGACATCGCCCTGCACCACCACGAAAAGGTCGACGGCAGCGGCTATCCCCATCGCCTGGCCGGGGACGGCATCAGCCTGATGGCGCGCATGGGCGCGGTGTGCGACGTCTACGACGCCATCAGCTCCGATCGTCCCTACAAGCGCGGCTGGTGTCCGGCCGACTCGATCAAGCAGATGGCTACCTGGACGGGGCACTTCGATCCGACGGTCTTCAAGGCCTTCGTGCGCTGCCTGGGCATCTATCCGGTGGGCTCCCTGGTCCTGTTGGAATCGCAGCGGCTGGCCGTGGTGGTCGAGCAGAACGCCGGGCAGCTGCTCAAGCCGCGGGTGCGGGTGTTTCACTCGGCCAAGCGCCGCAGCCACCTACTGGTGCAGGACATCGACCTGTCGCGCGATGATTGCCAGGACCGCATCGTCCAGCTCGAATCCCCTTGCAAATGGGGCTTCCGCGATCTGAACAAGCTCTGGATGAACTGA
- a CDS encoding 3-oxoacid CoA-transferase subunit A translates to MIDKTFPSCAAAVADIRDGATVMIGGFGTAGMPDQLIDALIEHGARELTIVNNNAGNGETGLAALIKHKRVRRIVCSFPRQSDSQHFDAAYRAGEIELELVPQGNLAARIHAAGNGLGAIFTPTGYGTQLAQGKETREIDGRHYVLEYPIHADVALIKAHRGDRWGNLVYRKTARNFGPLMAMAAKCAIAQVHEVVELGALDPETVVTPGIFVQRVIAVGHKEARA, encoded by the coding sequence ATGATCGACAAGACTTTCCCCTCCTGCGCCGCGGCGGTCGCCGACATCCGCGATGGCGCCACGGTGATGATCGGCGGCTTCGGTACGGCCGGCATGCCAGACCAGCTGATCGATGCGCTGATCGAACACGGCGCGCGTGAACTGACCATCGTCAACAACAATGCCGGCAACGGCGAGACCGGCCTGGCCGCGCTGATCAAGCACAAGCGCGTGCGCAGGATCGTGTGCTCGTTCCCGCGCCAAAGCGATTCGCAGCATTTCGATGCGGCTTACCGCGCCGGTGAGATCGAGCTGGAACTGGTGCCGCAGGGCAACCTGGCCGCGCGCATCCATGCCGCCGGCAACGGCCTGGGCGCCATCTTCACCCCCACCGGCTACGGCACCCAGCTGGCGCAAGGCAAGGAGACCCGCGAGATCGACGGCAGGCACTACGTGCTCGAGTACCCGATCCACGCCGACGTCGCGCTGATCAAGGCCCATCGCGGCGACCGCTGGGGCAACCTGGTGTACCGCAAGACCGCGCGCAACTTCGGCCCGCTGATGGCCATGGCGGCCAAGTGCGCCATCGCCCAGGTCCATGAGGTGGTCGAACTCGGTGCGCTGGACCCGGAAACCGTGGTCACGCCCGGGATCTTCGTCCAGCGCGTGATCGCGGTCGGGCACAAGGAGGCACGCGCATGA
- a CDS encoding 3-oxoacid CoA-transferase subunit B, which translates to MSGYQRLTREQMAARVARDIPEGAYVNLGIGLPTQVANYLPADKEIFLQSENGLLGMGPAPAKGEEDPDLINAGKQPVTLLTGGCYFHHADSFAMMRGGHLDICVLGAFQVSQHGDLANWSTGAPDAIPAVGGAMDLAIGAKQTYVMMDLLTKTGESKLVAECSYPLTGLRCVSRVYSDLGVFDLGPDGARVVERVDGLSIDELQRLTGLTLAH; encoded by the coding sequence ATGAGCGGTTACCAGCGACTGACTCGCGAACAGATGGCCGCGCGCGTGGCGCGCGACATCCCCGAAGGCGCCTACGTCAACCTGGGCATCGGCCTGCCCACCCAGGTCGCCAACTACCTGCCGGCGGACAAGGAGATCTTCCTGCAGAGCGAGAACGGCCTGCTCGGCATGGGCCCGGCGCCCGCAAAGGGCGAAGAGGATCCGGACCTGATCAACGCCGGCAAGCAGCCGGTGACCTTGCTCACCGGCGGTTGCTATTTCCACCACGCCGACTCGTTCGCGATGATGCGCGGCGGCCATCTGGATATCTGCGTGCTCGGCGCCTTCCAGGTCTCCCAGCATGGCGACCTGGCCAACTGGAGTACCGGCGCGCCCGACGCGATTCCCGCCGTGGGCGGGGCGATGGACCTGGCCATCGGCGCCAAGCAGACCTACGTGATGATGGACCTGCTGACCAAGACCGGCGAAAGCAAGCTGGTCGCAGAATGCAGCTATCCGCTGACCGGCCTGCGCTGCGTCAGCCGCGTCTACAGCGACCTGGGCGTCTTCGACCTCGGTCCCGACGGCGCACGCGTGGTCGAACGGGTGGACGGACTTTCCATTGACGAGCTGCAGCGCCTGACCGGCCTGACGCTGGCGCACTGA
- the pcaF gene encoding 3-oxoadipyl-CoA thiolase has protein sequence MNEVFIIDGIRTPVGRYGGALSGVRADDLGAVPLKALLARHPDLDPALIEDVYLGCANQAGEDNRNVARMSLLLAGLPFSVPGSTINRLCGSGLDAIGTVARGIRAGELRLAIAGGVESMSRAPWVMGKAEGAFARNQKIEDTTMGWRFINPKMKDQYGVDLMGETAENVAARYGISREDQDAFALRSQQRTAAAQAAGFFDSEITAVTTPGKKREETIEVNVDEHPRADTTLEGLAKLKAIFRQPGTVTAGNASGINDGAAALLLASAEQVKALGLTPRARVLGFASAGVEPAYMGMGPVPATRKLMARLGLKIEDFDAIELNEAFAAQGLACLRELGVADDAAHVNANGGAIAIGHPLGMSGARITLTLLRQLEASGGRRGLATMCIGVGQGVALAIERV, from the coding sequence ATGAACGAGGTCTTCATCATCGATGGCATCCGCACGCCGGTGGGCCGCTACGGCGGCGCCCTGTCCGGCGTGCGCGCCGACGACCTGGGCGCGGTGCCGCTCAAGGCACTGCTGGCCCGCCATCCCGATCTCGATCCGGCGCTGATCGAGGACGTGTATCTGGGCTGCGCCAACCAGGCCGGCGAGGACAACCGCAACGTGGCGCGCATGAGCCTGCTGCTGGCCGGCCTGCCCTTCAGCGTGCCGGGCAGCACGATCAACCGCCTGTGCGGTTCGGGGCTGGATGCCATCGGCACCGTCGCGCGCGGCATCCGTGCCGGCGAGCTGAGGCTGGCCATCGCCGGCGGCGTGGAATCGATGTCGCGCGCGCCGTGGGTGATGGGCAAGGCCGAGGGTGCCTTCGCCCGCAACCAGAAGATCGAAGACACCACCATGGGCTGGCGCTTCATCAACCCGAAGATGAAGGATCAGTACGGCGTCGACCTGATGGGCGAGACCGCCGAGAACGTGGCCGCGCGCTACGGCATCTCGCGCGAGGACCAGGACGCCTTCGCCCTGCGCAGCCAGCAGCGCACCGCTGCCGCGCAGGCGGCCGGCTTCTTCGATAGCGAGATCACCGCGGTGACCACGCCGGGAAAGAAGCGCGAGGAGACCATCGAGGTGAACGTCGACGAGCATCCGCGCGCCGACACCACGCTCGAAGGGCTGGCCAAGCTGAAGGCGATCTTCCGCCAGCCGGGCACGGTCACCGCCGGTAATGCCTCGGGCATCAACGACGGCGCCGCCGCGCTGCTGCTGGCCTCGGCCGAACAAGTCAAAGCGCTGGGCCTGACCCCGCGCGCCCGCGTGCTGGGCTTCGCCAGTGCGGGCGTGGAGCCGGCCTACATGGGCATGGGCCCGGTGCCGGCCACGCGCAAGCTGATGGCCCGCCTGGGCCTGAAGATCGAAGACTTCGACGCGATCGAGCTCAACGAGGCCTTCGCCGCACAGGGTCTGGCCTGCCTGCGCGAACTGGGCGTCGCCGACGACGCTGCGCACGTCAACGCCAATGGCGGCGCGATCGCCATCGGCCATCCGCTGGGCATGAGCGGTGCACGCATCACCCTGACCCTGCTGCGCCAGCTGGAGGCCAGCGGAGGTCGACGTGGCCTTGCGACCATGTGCATCGGCGTCGGCCAGGGCGTAGCCCTGGCGATCGAGCGGGTTTGA
- the pcaH gene encoding protocatechuate 3,4-dioxygenase subunit beta: MSESKPLTGYRKPYPGSQPPFIHAPYASTVLRGVGSEPIAIPVTLSEVTGPTLDRLTLGEHAADMTAGFPGQPLGERIIVSGRVLDENGKPVRNTVVEVWQCNAAGRYLHKGDQHDAPLDPNFKGTGQVLTDAHGRYRFKTIKPGAYPWRNHYNAWRPAHIHFSLHGGGIGQRLVTQMYFPGDPLLAFDPIYNCVPDEKAKARMVSSFDWETTENEYALGYRFDIVLRGRKQTVWE; this comes from the coding sequence ATGAGCGAATCCAAGCCTCTTACCGGTTACCGCAAGCCGTATCCCGGCTCGCAGCCTCCTTTCATCCACGCGCCCTACGCATCCACCGTGTTGCGCGGCGTCGGCAGCGAGCCGATCGCGATCCCGGTGACGCTCTCGGAAGTCACCGGGCCCACGCTCGACCGCCTGACCCTGGGCGAGCACGCCGCGGACATGACCGCTGGCTTCCCCGGCCAGCCGCTGGGGGAGCGCATCATCGTCTCTGGTCGTGTGCTGGACGAGAACGGCAAGCCGGTACGTAACACCGTGGTCGAGGTCTGGCAGTGCAACGCCGCCGGCCGCTACCTGCACAAGGGTGACCAGCACGACGCGCCGCTGGATCCCAACTTCAAGGGCACCGGCCAGGTGCTGACCGACGCGCACGGCCGCTACCGCTTCAAGACCATCAAGCCCGGCGCGTATCCGTGGCGCAACCACTACAACGCCTGGCGCCCGGCGCACATCCACTTCTCGTTGCACGGCGGCGGCATCGGACAGCGCCTGGTCACGCAGATGTATTTCCCGGGCGATCCGCTGCTGGCCTTCGACCCCATCTACAACTGCGTGCCCGACGAGAAGGCCAAGGCCCGCATGGTGTCCTCCTTCGACTGGGAGACCACCGAGAACGAATACGCGCTGGGCTACCGCTTCGACATCGTGCTGCGCGGCCGCAAGCAGACCGTCTGGGAGTAA